From Pseudoalteromonas viridis, the proteins below share one genomic window:
- the topA gene encoding type I DNA topoisomerase, whose protein sequence is MGKSLVIVESPAKAKTINKYLGKDYIVKSSVGHIRDLPTSGAGKTKGLATKSPAEVRKMSPEEKAEYRKKKDYANLVARMGIDPEKGWEPHYEVLPGKEKVVQELAKLAENADTIYLATDLDREGEAIAWHLEEVIGADASKYKRVVFNEITKNAITQAFESPGQLNTDMVYAQQARRFLDRVVGFMVSPLLWQKVARGLSAGRVQSVAVRLLVEREREIKAFIPEEFWDIHADTALAEQDVRFAVTKYQGEAFKPLNEAQANKAVSELQKAQYQVVKVEEKPSKSRPSAPFITSTMQQAASTRLGYGVKKTMMLAQRLYEAGYITYMRTDSTNLSNDAVEMARGYIQDNFGDKYLPGAPIKYSAKDNAQEAHEAIRPSDVNILSGHVEGVDADAKKLYELIWRQFVACQMTPAEYDLTNITVGAGDYTLKARGRVLRFDGWTRVQPAVRKKNEEEQALPAVAVGDTVQLQALDPKQHFTKPPARFSEASLVKELEKRGIGRPSTYASIISTIQDRGYVRVENRRFYAEKMGEIVTDRLIENFDELMDFDFTAKMENRLDEIAEGDRVWTQVLDKFYADFSNQLELAGKDEAEGGMRQNVMVETDIDCPTCGRKMGIRTASTGVFLGCTGYNLPPKERCTTTMNLISGDEAVDADVEDAETESLRQMKRCPKCETAMDSYLIDEKRKLHVCGNNPGCDGYLIEEGSFKIKGYDGPVIECDKCGSDMQLKSGRFGKYFDCTSEDCKNTRKLLKSGEPAPPKEDPVHLPELPCEKSEAYFVLRDGASGIFLAAHTFPKSRETRAPKVAELKRFRDRISPKFYYLADAPEQDGDGNLAVVRYSRKTKSQYVMTEVEGKATGWKATYVNGKWVEEEKKRKSAKS, encoded by the coding sequence ATGGGCAAATCGCTAGTAATCGTAGAGTCTCCCGCAAAGGCAAAAACTATCAATAAGTACCTGGGTAAAGACTACATTGTGAAATCCAGTGTCGGTCATATCCGTGATCTTCCTACCTCGGGCGCAGGCAAAACCAAAGGCCTGGCAACTAAATCTCCTGCTGAAGTGAGAAAGATGTCACCTGAGGAAAAAGCTGAGTACAGAAAAAAGAAAGATTATGCGAACCTGGTTGCCCGGATGGGGATAGACCCGGAAAAAGGCTGGGAGCCGCACTATGAAGTGCTGCCCGGCAAAGAAAAAGTGGTTCAGGAGCTGGCTAAGCTCGCAGAAAATGCCGACACCATCTATCTCGCAACCGATTTGGATAGAGAGGGAGAGGCCATCGCATGGCACTTAGAAGAAGTGATCGGTGCCGATGCAAGTAAATACAAACGTGTAGTATTTAACGAAATCACCAAAAATGCCATTACTCAGGCGTTTGAATCTCCAGGCCAGCTAAACACCGATATGGTGTACGCTCAGCAAGCACGTCGCTTTTTGGACCGCGTGGTCGGCTTTATGGTGTCACCTTTGTTGTGGCAAAAAGTCGCGCGTGGCTTGTCTGCAGGCCGTGTACAGTCTGTAGCTGTTCGTTTGCTGGTAGAACGTGAGCGTGAAATTAAAGCGTTTATCCCGGAAGAGTTTTGGGATATTCATGCAGATACAGCGTTAGCAGAGCAGGACGTTCGTTTTGCCGTGACTAAATATCAGGGTGAAGCATTTAAGCCGCTGAATGAAGCACAGGCCAATAAAGCGGTCAGTGAGCTGCAAAAAGCACAGTACCAGGTTGTAAAGGTTGAAGAAAAACCAAGTAAGAGCCGCCCCAGTGCGCCTTTTATTACATCAACCATGCAACAGGCTGCCAGTACTCGCCTGGGTTATGGCGTTAAGAAGACCATGATGCTGGCACAACGTTTATACGAAGCCGGTTATATTACCTATATGCGTACCGACTCAACCAACTTATCGAACGATGCGGTTGAAATGGCACGTGGCTATATTCAGGACAACTTTGGTGATAAGTATCTGCCAGGTGCACCGATTAAATACAGCGCAAAAGATAACGCCCAGGAAGCGCACGAGGCGATTCGTCCGTCAGACGTAAACATTCTGTCTGGCCATGTAGAAGGCGTAGACGCCGATGCCAAGAAGCTCTATGAGCTGATCTGGCGTCAGTTTGTTGCCTGTCAGATGACACCAGCAGAATACGATCTGACCAATATCACGGTCGGTGCGGGCGATTACACGCTAAAAGCACGTGGTCGTGTGTTACGTTTTGATGGTTGGACACGGGTGCAGCCAGCAGTACGCAAGAAAAACGAAGAAGAGCAGGCACTGCCAGCTGTTGCTGTGGGCGATACCGTGCAGTTACAGGCGCTGGATCCAAAACAGCACTTTACCAAGCCACCGGCACGTTTCAGCGAAGCAAGTTTGGTTAAAGAACTTGAAAAGCGCGGCATTGGCCGACCGTCAACTTATGCGTCTATTATTTCGACCATTCAGGATCGTGGTTATGTGCGAGTCGAAAACCGCCGCTTCTACGCCGAGAAAATGGGTGAAATTGTCACTGATCGTTTGATCGAAAACTTCGACGAGCTGATGGACTTTGACTTTACCGCCAAAATGGAAAATCGTCTGGATGAAATTGCCGAGGGCGATCGTGTCTGGACGCAGGTACTGGATAAATTTTACGCCGACTTCTCTAATCAACTGGAACTGGCAGGTAAAGACGAAGCCGAAGGCGGTATGCGTCAGAATGTGATGGTTGAAACCGACATCGATTGCCCAACCTGTGGTCGTAAGATGGGGATCCGCACTGCGTCTACTGGGGTATTCCTGGGCTGTACGGGCTACAACTTACCGCCAAAAGAGCGCTGTACTACCACCATGAACCTGATCTCGGGTGATGAAGCGGTCGATGCCGATGTGGAAGACGCGGAAACCGAAAGTCTGAGACAGATGAAGCGTTGCCCTAAGTGTGAAACGGCGATGGACTCTTATCTGATAGACGAGAAACGCAAGTTACACGTCTGCGGTAATAATCCAGGCTGTGACGGCTACCTGATTGAAGAGGGCAGCTTCAAGATCAAAGGTTACGACGGCCCGGTGATCGAATGTGATAAATGTGGTTCAGACATGCAGCTAAAGTCTGGCCGCTTTGGTAAGTACTTCGACTGTACCAGTGAAGACTGTAAAAATACGCGTAAACTGCTGAAAAGCGGTGAGCCTGCGCCACCTAAAGAAGATCCGGTACACTTGCCAGAATTACCGTGTGAGAAATCAGAGGCCTATTTTGTGCTGCGTGATGGTGCATCGGGTATTTTCCTGGCGGCTCATACCTTCCCGAAATCGCGGGAAACGCGTGCGCCGAAAGTGGCCGAGCTTAAGCGCTTCAGAGATCGTATCTCGCCTAAGTTCTACTATCTGGCAGATGCGCCTGAGCAGGATGGCGATGGCAACCTGGCTGTTGTCCGATATTCGCGTAAAACCAAGTCACAATACGTGATGACAGAAGTCGAAGGTAAAGCCACAGGCTGGAAAGCGACCTATGTCAACGGCAAGTGGGTTGAGGAAGAGAAAAAGCGCAAAAGCGCAAAATCTTAA
- a CDS encoding NAD(P)-dependent oxidoreductase, which yields MSVKVAFIGLGVMGYPMAGHLQQAGHQVTVYNRTTTKAQRWAQEYQGSFAATPKEAVAEAELVFMCVGNDDDLRSVVYGDEGVLAGMKPGTVLIDHTTTSAKVAREVAERAAAQNVAFLDAPVSGGQAGAENGVLTVMVGGEPEIFARVQPVMAAFSRFSQLLGEVGSGQLCKMVNQICIAGVVQGLAEGLHFAKQAGLDGEKVVETIAKGAAGSWQMENRYKTMLAGEYDFGFAVDWMRKDLGIALDEARSNGSSLSLTAMVDQYYADVQALGGGRFDTSSLLARLDAIHDKK from the coding sequence ATGTCAGTCAAAGTCGCATTCATCGGATTGGGGGTGATGGGGTATCCCATGGCCGGTCATTTACAACAAGCAGGTCATCAGGTGACCGTTTACAACCGCACGACCACTAAAGCACAGCGCTGGGCGCAAGAATATCAGGGCTCATTTGCTGCAACCCCCAAAGAAGCAGTTGCAGAAGCAGAGTTGGTATTTATGTGCGTGGGCAATGATGATGACCTCAGATCTGTGGTGTACGGCGATGAAGGGGTTTTGGCGGGCATGAAACCAGGTACTGTGCTGATAGATCATACGACCACGTCAGCAAAAGTAGCGCGCGAAGTGGCCGAGCGTGCTGCTGCTCAAAACGTGGCGTTCCTGGATGCGCCTGTATCAGGTGGCCAGGCTGGGGCTGAAAATGGCGTATTGACAGTTATGGTGGGCGGCGAGCCTGAGATATTTGCACGTGTGCAACCTGTGATGGCCGCATTCAGCCGTTTTAGCCAACTGTTGGGTGAAGTGGGCTCGGGTCAGTTGTGTAAAATGGTCAATCAAATTTGTATCGCAGGTGTGGTTCAGGGGCTGGCTGAGGGGCTGCACTTTGCCAAACAAGCAGGGCTGGATGGTGAAAAAGTAGTAGAGACCATTGCCAAAGGGGCTGCAGGCTCCTGGCAGATGGAAAACCGCTATAAAACCATGCTTGCTGGAGAGTATGATTTTGGTTTTGCCGTCGACTGGATGCGTAAGGACTTGGGCATTGCACTGGACGAAGCGCGCAGCAATGGATCTTCATTGTCACTGACTGCTATGGTTGACCAGTATTATGCGGATGTTCAGGCGCTGGGGGGCGGTCGCTTCGATACTTCCAGTTTGCTGGCTCGTCTGGATGCGATTCACGATAAAAAATAA
- a CDS encoding ATP-binding cassette domain-containing protein, with protein MIKVHNLKKQIASVNALDGLSFSAENGTITGLLGPNGAGKTTCLRTVFGLLQADQGYAEIDGIKVHEDPMAAKQQLGLFPDPCGLYERLTPREYIQFYAQLSGMDKSQAQTATDKVIEQLKMADIADRRCQGFSQGQRMKTALAQAIVHQPRNIILDEPTRGLDVMSTRVLRELLLMLKAQGHCVLFSSHVMQEVAALCDHVVVMAKGKVVAQGTPQQLCEQTGKASLEEAFIALIGSDEGIAA; from the coding sequence ATGATCAAAGTACATAATCTTAAAAAACAAATTGCATCGGTAAATGCGCTGGATGGACTAAGCTTCAGCGCCGAAAACGGCACAATCACCGGGCTGCTTGGCCCCAATGGCGCAGGTAAAACAACGTGTCTGAGAACGGTATTTGGATTATTACAGGCCGATCAGGGGTATGCCGAAATTGACGGGATTAAGGTGCACGAAGATCCCATGGCGGCCAAGCAGCAGCTGGGGTTATTTCCCGACCCCTGTGGCCTGTATGAGCGGTTGACGCCCAGAGAGTATATTCAGTTTTATGCGCAGCTCAGTGGCATGGATAAGTCGCAAGCTCAGACAGCCACAGACAAAGTCATTGAGCAGCTGAAAATGGCGGACATTGCCGACCGTCGCTGTCAGGGCTTTTCTCAGGGGCAGCGGATGAAAACCGCACTGGCTCAGGCCATTGTTCACCAGCCACGCAACATTATTCTTGATGAACCAACCCGCGGCCTGGATGTCATGAGTACCCGCGTGTTACGAGAGTTATTACTGATGCTCAAAGCGCAGGGGCACTGCGTGTTATTCTCCAGCCATGTAATGCAGGAAGTAGCCGCATTGTGCGACCACGTTGTGGTGATGGCTAAAGGGAAAGTGGTTGCGCAGGGCACACCGCAGCAATTATGTGAGCAAACGGGTAAAGCGAGCCTGGAAGAAGCGTTTATCGCACTGATCGGCAGCGATGAGGGGATAGCAGCATGA
- a CDS encoding ABC transporter permease, which yields MMKQITILFKKELLDAYRDKRSVMAGLYYAFGAPIVMCLLFSVLLQQMASPEALKITISGAERAPNLVQYLDSVDISHSDDADAKPIRLEIDAAYQQDMATGRSATVVIVADKSDSKLIKSVRRLETALLRYNSEVAGLRLVARGIDPGLMRALDVQTQDQATPDAKGGLFLGIVTLSIIIAIFYSAMNLGIDTSAGERERNSLALLLSHPISSVQIVLAKVAAIAAFSILGLALVLVVSKFAYAMVAWEQLGFSITLDLRFILVSLLIGIPIALMSASMLIFVSFMAKSFKEAQSYVTMVLMVPVGLSMMTSYDIATETIQWLPIAAQQYAMIELIKGNALPMAPLGLASGLTLALFALFTYLSSRMLKSEKVVFGL from the coding sequence ATGATGAAGCAAATTACTATTTTGTTTAAAAAAGAGCTGCTGGATGCATATCGTGATAAGCGCTCGGTGATGGCCGGACTGTATTATGCCTTTGGTGCGCCGATTGTGATGTGCTTGCTGTTTTCGGTGCTTTTGCAGCAAATGGCGTCGCCAGAGGCCTTGAAAATCACCATTTCAGGTGCCGAGCGCGCGCCAAATCTGGTGCAGTATCTGGACAGCGTCGATATAAGCCACAGCGATGATGCCGATGCTAAGCCGATCCGCCTTGAAATAGACGCTGCTTATCAACAGGATATGGCAACAGGCCGTAGCGCCACTGTGGTGATAGTGGCAGACAAGTCTGACAGCAAGTTGATCAAGTCGGTCCGCCGACTGGAAACGGCGTTGCTCAGATACAACAGCGAAGTGGCCGGACTGCGGCTGGTAGCGCGTGGTATCGACCCTGGCCTGATGCGTGCTTTGGATGTACAGACGCAGGATCAAGCCACGCCCGATGCAAAGGGCGGGTTATTTCTTGGTATCGTCACTTTGTCTATCATCATTGCGATTTTTTATTCAGCCATGAACCTGGGCATAGACACCAGTGCCGGTGAGCGTGAGCGTAACTCACTGGCGCTGCTGCTCAGCCACCCCATCAGTAGTGTGCAGATTGTGCTGGCCAAGGTCGCTGCGATTGCCGCTTTCTCGATTTTGGGACTGGCGTTGGTACTGGTGGTGTCAAAGTTTGCCTATGCCATGGTGGCCTGGGAGCAATTGGGTTTTAGCATTACCCTGGATCTGCGTTTTATTCTAGTCAGCTTGCTCATCGGGATCCCCATTGCGCTGATGTCGGCCAGTATGCTGATTTTCGTGTCTTTTATGGCCAAGTCGTTTAAAGAAGCACAGTCTTACGTCACTATGGTGCTGATGGTGCCCGTCGGCCTGAGTATGATGACCAGCTATGATATCGCCACAGAGACTATCCAGTGGTTGCCTATTGCCGCTCAGCAATACGCGATGATAGAGCTGATCAAGGGCAATGCCTTGCCGATGGCGCCATTGGGACTGGCTTCAGGGCTAACGCTGGCATTGTTTGCGCTGTTTACTTACCTGAGCAGTAGAATGCTAAAAAGTGAAAAAGTGGTGTTCGGTTTATAA
- a CDS encoding alpha/beta hydrolase, which translates to MIKNRGHLRTLIRQSAIALGLLSSAGSYAASPDVAGLTPCYTKGLADRLMCGSVEQPLSTNNSEKISIHFAVIPAIKQVHPAEAIMAFAGGPGQSAIEVAAVFARVLRYAREERDIILVDQRGTGKSTLLQCDMDPLEAQFAFNDDALPIFEYSREETQKCKSKLNTDLSHFTTVAAASDFEAVRKALGYQKLHLFGVSYGTRIAQEYMRRYPQAVASATLDGVVPMQQSLVAIGDAIDDSLLAIFSDCANKADCRGQYPQLDQQYQTLLTQLEVQPASVQVPHPRTHNTIPLMLTQSKVRSAIRMALYSHTTRALVPLAISEAAKGNYLPLVGLMGSDSGFGSLAMGMHSAIVCAEDWPLLTEQTRARFSASYFGRMMIGSLDASCPVWQVEAVGKDFYQPLSTDIPTLLLSGGLDPATPPGWAELAMVKMKNARHLVAEHATHGVAAQSCADKLVAEFINHAEPNELDAGCLEKTAIRRYFMNPNGPAVTSQEP; encoded by the coding sequence ATGATAAAAAACCGTGGACACTTGCGCACACTGATCAGGCAAAGTGCGATTGCTTTGGGCCTGCTCAGTAGCGCAGGGAGTTACGCTGCCAGTCCAGACGTAGCCGGTCTGACGCCTTGCTATACCAAGGGCCTGGCAGACAGGCTGATGTGCGGCAGTGTTGAGCAGCCCTTGTCGACAAACAATAGCGAAAAAATCAGCATACATTTTGCGGTGATCCCAGCGATTAAGCAGGTGCACCCAGCTGAGGCCATTATGGCATTTGCCGGCGGACCCGGGCAGTCGGCCATTGAGGTTGCCGCTGTATTTGCGCGCGTGTTGCGTTATGCCCGTGAAGAGCGTGATATTATTTTGGTGGATCAGCGCGGTACCGGAAAGTCTACTCTGTTGCAGTGTGATATGGACCCTCTTGAAGCGCAGTTTGCCTTTAATGACGATGCACTACCTATTTTTGAATACAGCCGGGAAGAAACCCAAAAGTGTAAAAGTAAACTCAATACCGACTTGAGTCACTTTACCACCGTTGCCGCCGCCAGCGATTTCGAGGCGGTCCGCAAGGCGCTGGGTTACCAGAAGCTGCACCTGTTTGGTGTTTCCTATGGCACACGTATTGCTCAGGAGTATATGCGTCGCTATCCACAGGCCGTGGCCAGTGCCACACTGGATGGGGTCGTGCCGATGCAGCAAAGCTTAGTTGCTATTGGCGACGCCATTGATGATTCATTGCTGGCCATTTTTAGCGACTGTGCCAATAAAGCCGATTGCCGTGGTCAGTATCCGCAGCTGGATCAGCAATATCAAACACTGCTAACCCAGCTTGAGGTACAACCTGCCAGCGTTCAGGTACCACACCCGAGAACCCACAACACCATCCCACTGATGCTCACGCAGAGCAAAGTACGCTCAGCCATCCGTATGGCGCTTTACAGCCATACCACCCGCGCCTTGGTGCCGCTGGCCATCAGCGAGGCGGCAAAAGGCAACTATTTACCTCTGGTTGGTTTGATGGGCAGTGATTCCGGGTTTGGCTCACTGGCGATGGGCATGCACAGTGCGATTGTCTGCGCTGAGGACTGGCCACTATTAACGGAGCAAACAAGAGCGCGGTTTTCAGCGAGTTACTTTGGCCGCATGATGATTGGATCCCTCGATGCCAGCTGCCCTGTCTGGCAGGTTGAAGCCGTCGGAAAAGATTTTTATCAGCCGCTCAGCACAGATATTCCAACCCTGTTGCTATCTGGCGGGCTCGACCCCGCGACGCCTCCAGGCTGGGCCGAGCTGGCGATGGTCAAGATGAAAAATGCCCGGCACTTAGTTGCTGAACACGCAACCCATGGCGTCGCTGCGCAAAGCTGTGCCGACAAACTGGTTGCTGAGTTTATAAACCACGCAGAGCCTAACGAACTGGATGCCGGTTGTTTGGAGAAAACCGCCATCAGACGCTATTTTATGAACCCCAATGGCCCCGCAGTGACAAGCCAGGAGCCATAA
- a CDS encoding dicarboxylate/amino acid:cation symporter codes for MSHNKKMSLTTRIMLGMVLGVILGLLIQTILGDKPEVAIPLGLFDLPIKGFFVDGLFHIGGQIFIASLKMLVVPLVFISLVVGTCSLSDPKKLGRLGGKSILLYLSTTAIAITVAISLALLISPGGGVAIPTTATFDAQQAPTLAQVIIGMFPTNPINAMASGKMLQVIVFALLFGIAMALSGDAGKRCAKVFEDLNTVVLKLVTLLMNLAPYGVFCLMAKLFTTIEMDLIVELGKYFLVVVAALLIHAFVNYSIMLKVLTGLSPLTFLAKMKDACMFAFSTSSSSATMPVTLETATKKLGAHNSVASFTVPLGATINMDGTAIMQGVATVFIAQVFAVDLTLSDYLMVILTATLASVGTAGVPGVGLIMLAMVLNQVGLPVEGIAIIMGVDRLLDMTRTAVNVTGDCMVTCVVAKSEGELDIDVFNDADAAKDLEENMDLEKLSKKA; via the coding sequence ATGTCACACAACAAAAAAATGAGCCTAACAACCCGTATCATGCTGGGCATGGTTTTGGGTGTTATTCTGGGTCTGTTAATACAAACCATACTGGGCGATAAGCCTGAAGTTGCCATCCCGCTGGGTCTGTTCGATTTACCTATCAAGGGTTTTTTTGTCGATGGATTATTCCATATAGGCGGTCAGATCTTTATTGCCAGCTTGAAGATGCTGGTTGTTCCTTTGGTCTTTATTTCTTTAGTAGTGGGTACCTGTAGTCTGAGCGATCCCAAAAAATTGGGTCGCCTGGGTGGCAAGTCCATCTTACTTTATTTATCTACTACGGCCATCGCGATTACAGTGGCTATTTCACTGGCACTGCTGATTAGCCCGGGCGGTGGCGTAGCCATCCCGACAACGGCCACATTTGATGCACAGCAAGCTCCAACGCTTGCACAAGTCATCATCGGGATGTTCCCGACTAACCCAATCAACGCAATGGCCAGTGGCAAAATGTTGCAGGTGATTGTTTTCGCCTTGTTGTTCGGTATTGCCATGGCACTGAGTGGTGACGCGGGTAAACGCTGTGCCAAGGTGTTCGAAGATTTAAACACTGTGGTACTGAAGCTGGTGACTCTGCTGATGAACCTGGCGCCTTACGGTGTGTTCTGTTTGATGGCCAAGTTGTTCACTACCATCGAAATGGACCTGATTGTTGAATTGGGTAAATACTTCCTGGTGGTGGTTGCTGCCCTGCTGATCCATGCCTTTGTTAATTACAGCATTATGCTCAAAGTTCTGACCGGCCTGAGCCCACTCACTTTCCTGGCCAAGATGAAAGATGCCTGCATGTTTGCATTCAGCACCTCAAGCTCAAGTGCCACTATGCCGGTTACGTTAGAAACGGCGACGAAAAAACTGGGTGCCCATAACTCAGTAGCATCTTTCACAGTCCCGCTCGGTGCGACCATCAATATGGATGGCACCGCCATTATGCAAGGTGTTGCAACCGTGTTTATTGCCCAGGTCTTCGCCGTAGATTTAACCTTGAGTGACTATCTGATGGTGATTCTGACTGCCACTTTGGCCTCTGTTGGTACAGCGGGCGTGCCGGGTGTCGGCCTGATTATGCTGGCTATGGTACTGAATCAGGTTGGCCTGCCGGTAGAAGGCATTGCCATTATCATGGGGGTTGACCGACTGCTGGATATGACCCGCACCGCGGTGAATGTGACCGGCGACTGTATGGTCACCTGTGTGGTCGCCAAATCCGAAGGCGAGCTGGATATTGATGTGTTTAACGACGCCGACGCTGCCAAAGATCTGGAAGAAAACATGGATTTGGAAAAGCTGTCTAAAAAAGCTTAA
- a CDS encoding anti-phage deoxyguanosine triphosphatase produces MSQSPWQQRQLDQKKHRPNDNRSPWQIDRSRIIHAAAFRRLQSKTQIMSIGVNDFYRTRLTHSLEVSQIGTGLLRHLRTQHPDFTWFPSSSLMETICLAHDIGHPPFGHGGEIALNYLLRNHGGFEGNAQTLRIVTKLEPYSKGYGMNLTRRTLLGFIKYPAFIDELWLSHPQPDPNQRFIYAQQWLPAKGVYQCDKDVLDWILQPFSAADRALLQSHTPVNEYKAKTRFKSLDSAIMEYADDFAYAVHDLEDAIATETLSEREWQRYALPELQKIDSPWLDKHLDSISERLFSHDESLRKDVIGELVNLFIVNCELVIQDAAFSDPLLRHTVKLSDEFEAILGVLKQFVFSRLIRDPKMQQIEFSGQNMLIDLFGAFQSDPLRLLPHTTQAHYAQATNETEQMRVLADYLSGMTDEYARRCYQRLFGNSPMQAPVKSGPHM; encoded by the coding sequence ATGAGCCAGTCTCCATGGCAGCAAAGACAGCTGGACCAGAAAAAACATCGCCCCAATGACAACCGCTCACCCTGGCAGATTGACCGCTCCCGGATCATTCATGCGGCAGCGTTCAGACGCTTGCAATCAAAAACGCAAATTATGAGTATCGGCGTCAATGATTTTTATCGGACACGCCTCACCCATTCGCTAGAAGTCTCTCAGATAGGTACTGGATTATTACGCCATCTCAGAACTCAGCATCCGGATTTTACCTGGTTTCCCTCCTCCAGCCTGATGGAAACCATCTGCCTGGCGCACGATATCGGTCATCCGCCCTTTGGTCATGGCGGAGAAATCGCCCTCAACTATTTGCTGCGCAACCATGGCGGCTTTGAGGGCAACGCACAAACGCTACGGATCGTTACCAAACTGGAACCTTATTCCAAAGGCTACGGGATGAATCTGACTCGCCGCACTTTACTTGGCTTTATTAAGTATCCGGCTTTCATTGATGAATTATGGCTCAGCCACCCGCAGCCCGACCCCAACCAGCGTTTTATCTATGCTCAGCAATGGCTGCCCGCCAAAGGCGTCTATCAGTGTGACAAAGACGTACTGGACTGGATCCTGCAACCGTTCAGTGCAGCAGATCGGGCGCTGCTGCAAAGCCACACACCCGTGAATGAATACAAAGCTAAAACCCGTTTTAAATCGCTCGACAGTGCCATCATGGAATATGCCGACGATTTCGCCTACGCGGTACACGACTTAGAAGACGCCATTGCCACTGAAACGTTGAGCGAGCGGGAGTGGCAGCGTTACGCCCTGCCCGAATTGCAAAAGATAGACTCCCCCTGGTTGGATAAGCACCTGGACAGTATCAGTGAACGCTTGTTCTCTCACGACGAGTCACTGCGTAAAGACGTAATTGGCGAGCTGGTGAACCTGTTTATCGTCAACTGCGAGCTGGTTATTCAGGATGCCGCTTTCAGCGACCCGCTGCTGCGCCATACCGTGAAACTCTCTGATGAGTTTGAAGCCATTTTAGGTGTGTTAAAGCAGTTTGTCTTTTCAAGGCTTATCCGCGACCCAAAAATGCAGCAAATTGAATTTAGCGGCCAGAATATGCTGATCGATTTATTTGGCGCGTTCCAGAGCGACCCTTTACGCTTATTGCCCCATACCACGCAAGCTCACTATGCACAGGCAACAAATGAGACCGAGCAAATGCGGGTGCTTGCAGATTACTTGTCGGGCATGACGGATGAATATGCTCGTCGCTGCTATCAGCGCCTGTTCGGCAACAGCCCGATGCAAGCGCCGGTGAAAAGCGGCCCGCATATGTGA
- a CDS encoding glutathione peroxidase yields MENIYRFSVKLLNGETLALRSLQGRPVLIVNIASKCSFAPQLSALEKLYKKYHPMGLEIIAFPCHQFGRNEPLENEMLREFYQSHFNLSFHISEKVLVNGPDAHPLFNYLKVNTRGIAQNRAIKWNFTKFLVNSEGVLLSRYAPRTKPETLKSIIESQVSNESRPVQFAKV; encoded by the coding sequence ATGGAGAACATATATCGTTTCAGCGTGAAACTACTTAACGGCGAGACGCTGGCACTCAGATCCTTACAAGGCAGACCGGTGTTGATTGTTAATATTGCCAGCAAGTGCAGTTTTGCCCCTCAACTCAGTGCACTGGAAAAGCTTTACAAAAAGTACCATCCAATGGGACTCGAAATCATTGCCTTTCCCTGCCATCAGTTTGGCCGCAATGAGCCGCTGGAGAACGAAATGCTCAGAGAGTTTTATCAGTCGCATTTCAATTTAAGCTTTCATATCTCAGAAAAAGTCCTGGTGAACGGGCCTGATGCTCACCCACTCTTTAATTACCTCAAGGTAAACACCCGAGGAATAGCGCAAAACCGCGCGATTAAATGGAATTTTACTAAGTTTTTAGTAAACTCAGAGGGCGTATTGTTGTCCCGTTATGCACCCAGGACAAAACCCGAAACCTTAAAATCGATAATAGAGAGTCAAGTGTCCAATGAGAGTCGCCCTGTTCAGTTCGCAAAAGTATGA